One genomic window of Plasmodium coatneyi strain Hackeri chromosome 12, complete sequence includes the following:
- a CDS encoding Histone H2B encodes MSGKGPAQKSQAAKKTAGKTLGPRHKRKRRTESFSLYIFKVLKQVHPETGVTKKSMNIMNSFINDIFDRLVTEATRLIRYNKKRTLSSREIQTAVRLLLPGELSKHAVSEGTKAVTKYTTSGA; translated from the coding sequence atgtcagGAAAAGGACCAGCGCAAAAATCCCAAGCTGCAAAGAAAACTGCAGGAAAAACTTTGGGACCAAGGcataagagaaaaagaagaacagagtcattttcactttacatttttaaagtttTAAAACAAGTGCATCCAGAAACTggtgtgacaaaaaaaagcatgaaTATTATGAATTCTTTCATTAATGATATTTTTGACAGATTGGTTACCGAAGCAACTAGACTAATTCGTTATAATAAAAAGAGAACCTTGTCATCACGTGAAATTCAAACAGCCGTTAGATTACTTTTACCTGGAGAATTGTCAAAACACGCCGTCTCTGAAGGAACCAAAGCCGTAACAAAGTACACCACCAGTGGTGCATAG